Proteins encoded within one genomic window of Paramisgurnus dabryanus chromosome 11, PD_genome_1.1, whole genome shotgun sequence:
- the adora2aa gene encoding adenosine A2a receptor a yields the protein MLSNVFDVLYITLELLIALLSVLGNVLVCWAVGLNSNLQSITNFFVVSLAVADIAVGVLAIPFSIVISTGFCANFYGCLFIACFVLVLTQSSIFSLLAIAIDRYIAIKIPLRYNSLVTAQRAKGIIALCWVLSVIIGLTPMLGWHKTRSGEPLNTTCHPGMMECLFEEVVVMDYMVYFNFFACVLVPLLLMLAIYLRIFMAARHQLKCIESKAVPCELKSRSTLQKEVHAAKSLAIIVGLFAVCWLPLHIINCFTLFCPQCERPPLIIMYLAIILSHANSVVNPFIYAYRIREFRYTFRKIVRYHVLGRREPLSCNGSTRTSTRASLADSLRIKVNGLVRDLYIEQSSTTSSCESAEPGHTHRPTATENSILDNQDLTNTHKPRVDPVLRHLESPLTGNNQGRKHAILDITEGKGLPSPLHIKAALYLQTGHCTELTEVS from the exons ATGCTGAGCAATGTCTTCGACGTGCTGTACATAACACTGGAGCTGCTGATCGCCCTGCTTTCTGTCCTGGGCAACGTGCTGGTCTGCTGGGCAGTGGGACTCAATAGCAACCTCCAGAGCATCACCAACTTCTTTGTTGTTTCGCTGGCCGTGGCGGACATCGCAGTGGGAGTGCTGGCCATCCCTTTCTCCATCGTGATCAGCACCGGTTTTTGTGCCAATTTCTACGGCTGTCTGTTTATCGCCTGCTTTGTGTTAGTGCTGACCCAGAGCTCCATATTTAGTCTTTTGGCCATTGCCATCGACCGCTACATTGCCATCAAAATTCCACTAAG ATACAACAGTCTAGTAACAGCACAGCGTGCCAAAGGCATTATTGCATTGTGCTGGGTTCTGTCGGTCATCATCGGCCTGACGCCCATGCTAGGCTGGCACAAAACCCGCTCAGGAGAGCCCCTCAACACCACCTGTCATCCCGGCATGATGGAGTGTTTGTTCGAGGAGGTTGTCGTCATGGACTACATGGTTTACTTCAACTTTTTTGCTTGCGTCCTGGTCCCTCTGCTTCTCATGCTGGCCATCTACCTGCGGATCTTCATGGCTGCGCGCCACCAACTCAAATGCATCGAGTCCAAAGCCGTGCCGTGTGAGCTCAAGTCTCGCTCCACCCTGCAGAAAGAAGTCCATGCAGCCAAGTCACTGGCCATCATTGTCGGCCTGTTCGCCGTGTGCTGGCTGCCACTTCACATCATCAACTGTTTCACTTTGTTTTGTCCGCAGTGTGAACGGCCGCCGCTTATCATCATGTACCTGGCTATAATCCTGTCACATGCGAACTCAGTCGTAAACCCCTTTATCTACGCCTACCGCATTCGTGAGTTTCGATATACCTTTAGAAAGATTGTGCGCTATCATGTTTTGGGCAGACGGGAGCCGCTTTCTTGCAACGGAAGCACCCGTACATCGACCCGAGCGAGCTTGGCGGACTCGCTCAGAATTAAAGTCAACGGCCTGGTGCGTGACCTCTACATAGAGCAGAGCAGCACCACCAGCAGTTGTGAAAGTGCAGAGCCCGGGCACACGCACAGACCTACTGCCACAGAAAACTCGATTTTGGACAACCAGGATCTCACAAACACCCACAAGCCTCGGGTGGATCCTGTACTAAGGCATCTAGAGTCTCCGCTCACAGGGAACAATCAGGGCAGGAAGCATGCCATACTTGATATTACGGAGGGGAAGGGTCTGCCCTCTCCTCTTCACATCAAAGCAGCTCTGTATCTACAAACAGGCCACTGTACTGAACTCACAGAGGTTTCCTGA